The window ccatctacaatccgaccccacgacccaagacatttttccatccccacccttgtctgctttccggagagaccactctctccgtgactcccttgtttgctccacactgccctccaaccccaacacacccagcaccttcccctgcaaccgcaggaaacgctacacttgcccccacacctcctccctcacgcctatcccaggccccaagatgactttccatattaaacagaggttcacctgcacatctgccaatgtggtatactgcatccattgtacccggtctggcttcctctacattggggaaaacaagcggaggcttggggacggctttgcagaacacctctgcttggttcacaataaacaactgcacctcccagtcgcaaaccatttccacttcccctcccattctttagatgacatgtccatcgtgggcctcctgcagtgccacaatgatgccacccgaaggttgcaggaacagcaactcatattccgcttgggaaccctgcagcccaatggtatcaatgtggacttcaccagcttcaaaatctccccttcccccacagcatcccaaaaccagcccagttcgtcccctccccccaccgcaccacacaaccagcccagctcttcccctcaccccactgcatcccaaaaccagtccaacctgtctctgcctccctaacctgttcttcctctcacccatcccttcctcccacctcaagccgcacctccatctcctactaacctcatcccacatccttgacctgtccatcttccctggactgacctatcccctccctacctccccacctatactctcctctccacctatcttcttttctctccatcttcggtccgccttcccctctctccctacttattccagaaccctcaccacatccccctctctgatgaagggtccaggcccgaaacgtcagcttttgtgctcctgagatgctgctgggcctgctgtgttcatccagcctcacattttattatctcggattctccagcatctgcagttcccattatctctgccactcctcggcctatTGATCCATCGGGTCAAGATCCCCTGGTACTGTGGTAACCTTCTCTGCTGTCCACAACacccccaattttggtgtcatctgctcTTTGAattccactacacttccaattttatGCTGAAGTCCATATTCTGCCTCCCTTGGTGAACATCTTATTTCTACCAATTGATACTTCATCCCACATACTTCCTATTCCTATCCTTGAAGGGCTAGTTTCGATACGCATCCGATGCTTGAGCAAGGCTTGTTAGACAACTAGGCGTCACTGCAAATCATGTTTTATAATCCAACTTCAGCAACAACATTATCAACTAAATGTGGTCTGAACATGTCCCACATGTGAAGTCATTTTGTTtacattgtacctggtgtggcttcctctacattggggaaaccaagcggaggcttggggaccgctttgcagaacacctctgctcggtttgcaatagacaactgcacatcccagtcgcgaaccatttcaactccccctcccattctttagatgacatgtccatcatgggcctcctgcagtgccacaatgatgccacccgaaggttgcaggaacagcaactcatattccgcttgggaaccctgcagcccaatggtatcaatgtggacttcaccagcttcaaaatctccccttcccccaccgcatcccaaaaccagccctgttcgtcccctccccccactgcaccacccaaccagcccagctcttcccctccacccactgcatcccaaaaccagtccaacctgtctctgcctccctaacctgttcttcctctcacccatcccttcctcccaccccaaggcgcacctccatttcctacctactaaccttatcccacctcctttacctgtccgtcttccctggagtgacctatcccctccctacctccccacctatgctctcctctccacctatcttctttactctccatcttcggtccgcctccccctctctccctatttattccagaaccctctccccatccccctctctgatgaagggtctaggcctgaaatgtcagcttttgtgctcctgagatgctgcttggcctgctgtgttcatccagcttcacactttattatcttggattctccagcatctgcagttcccattatcactgacattgCTTAAATGTTTGTTTTGCTCCTTTAGGGCATTGATGAGAATTCTTCTTTATTTCCTCCCTCAGAGAAGGtttgcaactttggaactctctgcctcagaacttggtgaagtcatttttttaaagcagaggttgatATGTTCTTATTAGGTAAGGGAATCAAATCTATTCCAAGGTAGttgaaaatgtggaatttgaaaacagaatggaacagtaaagaaataaaaacaaagaacaggaaatacgggagatctgaaacaaaaatggaaagtgtgagagaaagacagcaagtctgtttttctttctacagCTGCTGGCAGAGTTAAAGCGGAGTCCAATAACCCTTTGTCAAGCACAGTATTTCTgttatagtaggaactgcagatgctggagaatctgagataacaaggtgtagagctggatgaacacagcaggccaagcagcatcttaggagcaggaaagctgacgttttgggccaagaagggtccaggcccgaaccgtcagctttcctgctcctgtgatgctgcttggcctgctgtgttcatccagctatgcACCGTGTTATGGctgtatttctgttttttgttgggAATTATTATTCTCTGGCTCCACAGCAATGCCTCACAATCAAAATACAATCACCACTTTTTTTTCCTCAGGCAGTACAAATTGCTGTTTGCTTCGAAATTTGGGATTCTTGCATCTGACCCTTGAGCACAAAATAAAAAAATTCCTACAATGGCATTGACCTTTTATTCAGCAATGTTCGAAATCTAGCCAGTTGTTAAATGCCCGTGTCATTCTAGCATCTTCTTCctgcaatcttttcttttaattcaaacCCTGACAACATACCGAGGGTTTGTCTTTTTTCCCCCCTTAATGCCAGATTATCAGGATGTTGTCAGTTTTGAGCTGAGCATGACCACAGCCAGCACAAGCCGCCCACCTCCCTGAATGGCTGGGAAGCAGCATGACCGCGCAGGTGCATCGTTCCCCGACGGGGTTAGAGGTCAAACATCCGGGCAAATTCGCGATGCCACGTCTGGTTCCTGCGCATTGACATCCGGGGGTTTGAGCATTCGGAGCTGCAAGTTGCCGGTTCACGTTTAAATCCGTCCGCGCGGACCCCGCTCTCGCCTCCGAAACTTTTCCCCATCCCGTTCACCCCGGCAAGGTCTACCCGAGCCGGCATGTGGGCCAGGCTCTTACTGCAGCTCCTGTGGGCCCAGCTTCTGGTGGCGCTGGTCCGCGGCTCCGAGCTCACCTTTGAATTACCCGACAACGCCAAGCAGTGTTTCTACGAGGACATCGTGCAGGGCACCAAGTGCACACTGGAGTTCCAGGTCAGgccggggccggggccggggccggggccggGTAGATGTGCTTTCAGAGGGTTCAGGATACTGCAGCTGAGGGGCTCTGATAGGATGGGAAGAAGGAACAACGCGGGGATGGATGGCTAAAGACTGATCTATCTGGGTATACACTGgaaatattgtgtgtgtgtgtgtgtcatgttcTCCGGGCTGTAGGTCCGATTGAGGGTGTGGTGTTAATTTTCTCCTTGTACACAGTATTCATTGTGCCTGTGGTAGTCGAAGACCTGGCGTCAATACAAATACGCAACCTCCTGCCTCTGCTGCCTGAGTGTTTGCTACCTTGGTTAACACACTTTATCCAGCGATCGTCTTCTAATCGTATCTGCACTGTTTATGGAAAGTTGTTCTTCGGCTCATCTGCTGAAACCCACAGTTATGCCTTAGTTCTCTCCAAACATGACTCTTCCAATACAATCCTAGCTAAATTCTCGCGTTCTGACTTGTCATATTAGTTGATCAAAAGCTGTGCATTCTAATCTGAGTGCCCCATCTCCTAATCATCTCCAGGCCCACATACCCCAAGGATCTGTTGCCTCCATTCCTGACCACTTTGAACATAAGCTATATTAAGCACTCTACTACTTGTGCCTTCTTCACCTTTTCAGGAtcttagattctggatttcccatCCCAGTTCTTTCCAcctcttttctctcttttaagATCAGCTTCTGATAATCTATGCTAACAGCTGCCCATTTTGAATCAAACTATGTGTGATAATACAGCTGGTAAATGGTTTAGGTCACTTTACTCCATTGAAAACGTTATAtaaatacagagataacaaggtatagagctggctgaacacaacaggccaagcagcatcaaaggagcaggaaggctgatgttttgggcctaaacccttcttcagaaggatcaGTTGTTCTTGGCATTTGCTCCTATATTAAGTTATCTGGAATGCCTTTGTCCTCCTTTTACATTATGGAGGAGAAGCTACTGTACAGGAAGGACAACGTTCACCTTTGAGGTGTATCTaataaaaaatgcatttttgaaattACAAGCATTTGAATTACGATCAGGAAAAAGCCATTCACCCCCTccagcttgttctgccattcagtaagattgtggctgatatgaCTGTAAACTCACCTGCATTCCTTTCTACACCTGACAGCTTTTCATCCTCCTTACTTAAGAAGCCTGCCTTTACATTTGCACATTGTTCCACCACACTGCTTGCCCCCACCTTTTccggaagagagttccaaaaaacACTTGACCATCAGAGAAAAATACATTTtgcctaatctctgttttaaatggggagctcctgattttaaaacaGTGGCCCCTAGTTTTACATTCTATCAAGAGCATAAATCTTCACCTCCAGTTCCTTGTCAAGCCCTCTtgggatttttttgtttaaatcaaaTCATCTCTTAATCTCCCAAACCTCACGTAGGTTCCTATCCTGTTCAACCCCTCCTCATTCGACACAAATTGTGTACTGATAACAAAACTTGTTATCTGCACTcatcaaattatttcaaattaaacACTTTGAGTTTCTGATCTCCATGAGAGCTCCAAATTCTGGAAGACCCATGACCAAGCTGGTCTTTTTAATCTACAGAAAAAAACTTATAAATGGGGAGTCGATCTCTATTTGACAAACTTCACTGCATCTGGAATGCCCTAAAAGGGCCCTCAAAAACACAACTTTCAAGAGTTAAGACTCCAATAAGTCAATAGTTAACCAGGAAAGGTTAGAGGATGCAAAACCTACTATAACTCCTGAATAACTGTTAAATTGAATCCTGATCATTTAAACTCCTTTCTCAACTACAACCCTTGTTTCCTGACACCCCACTTCCGACTGACACCTGAGCCCCTTTCCAATCTGACCTCACTCCCAAACTTGTATGCATTTACACATTGACCTGAAATGGTGCCCCTTacttattcatatacttacccCTTCATAGGATTTGTTTCGGGTGGGATGTTTCGAATTTGTTGTTAATCAGAAGCTGTATGTTAACTTGTATGTACTTATTTGGGTGACCAGCCACTGCTCCttgcattttctttcaatttgtcgTTGATTTATCATGTCAAAACATGAACCCAGTCTGTTATGCTTTGTGAAATTTAAGACCATTTGGTGTTTCGTTTTGATGTCAGCAATTAGAATtcagtaacatttttaaaaagcagtttgATCTTGCACTTACAATCTGTCTGTGCTGGGTGTAGTATTGCCCACATTCAGGGTTTGAGTCCTATTTCTGACCTTGATCGAATTTAACAATACTCGAGAGGATATCGGTGTCAGTTGGATTGGAAGAGGGGTGTCAGAAATTGAAGGGTGTAGTTGGGAGAAGGGTGTGAGTGGTGAGTCAGAaggtcagtttaatagttacccagGCATTACAGTATGGTTTTCATCCTTTACCTTTTACTGAGTAACTGTTAGCTTAATTAAGTCTGAGCCCTCCAAATTTGCATCGTCAAGCATCCTTCTGGTGGGTTCTAGATGCAGGGAAATTTGAccattgaaaatttaaattccCTAGGCAACTTCCTCGAATTCAAGTACTCTGGTTCTGCAAGGTCCCGATGCACAACTCGAGTCTATGTTACAGAAGCAACCATCTGGCCGTCAGAATATCAGGGCCATCATGTTTTTGCTTTTAAGACATTACTTACAATCCTGATATGTTCACTTCTTGAAATTATGAATGCCAGAATTGAATAGAAGTCTTCTGAATATCATAGAAATCTGATTTAGCTGAAACAAAGGCAACACTGTGGgtaaagaaaatctgaaattagtaAGATAAggaggtatagagctgaatggacacagctggtcaagcagcatcagaggagcaggaaagctgatgttgggtctaggcccgacgtcatctttcatgctcctctgatgctgcttcgcctgctgtgttcatccagtctacaccttgtcatctcagattctccagcatctgcatatcCTAATATCTCTGAAATTAGTAAGGCCAGTAGCTGaagcagcatctgtacagaggaaaaacagtaaatgttttagattgagcagaaacattaactctctacagatgctgcttaTCCTCTTGAATGTTTCCAACATTTCCTGATTTAACTGAAATAAAGTCCACAAATTGGATAAACcctttttttgtaaattttttttgagaaaatttTATGCTTGTGTTGACATTTTCTGTTTAATAGCTCAAGACTTGTGAATTTAATGCACCTAAATTGTTTAAACTTTTGTATATTTAACAGGTCATTACTGGTGGTCATTACGATGTTGACTGTCGGCTAGAGGATGCTGATGGTGCAGTTTTGTACAAAGAGATGAAGAAACAGTACGACAGTTTCACCTTCACTGCTGCTAAAAATGGAACATATAAGTTCTGTTTCAGCAATGAGTTTTCCACCTTCACACACAAAACTGTATATTTTGATTTCCAGGTTGGGGATGACCCTCCTTTGTTTCCCAATGAAAACAGAGTCTCTGCACTGACTCAGGTATTAGATCACTATGTTTTTTGAAACTTTTAATAGATTCAAGTTGATTAAagttttttaacaaaaaaatttcctttcaatttgcCCAGTCTCCTTTAAAGTCTCACTTACAGCCAAATTTAGTAGTAATAGTTGTGGAAATAAATTTTGACTTGGCTTACAGCCTGCACCAGTAAGATACAAATGTTATAATTTGGTAATGAGGACAAATAGTACACTTTGCTATATTAATTAGAGTAATTTCACATGCATTGTTATAAGAACTGTGAGCAGGAGTAGTCAATTGAACCCttcgagtctgctttgccatttaatgcAATCATGCCGGGATCCCTTCATagtttcaacttcactttcctgcccgtactccataatccttcaactcATTAATTaaaaacttgtctatctcctcaaTTTTACTCTGCTCCCCCATCCGTCGCACTTTAGAATagtgaattcaacagattcacgtCTTTTTTGGAAGAGAGAATTTCTCCATGTCTATTAAATCTGCAATTCTTGTGCTAAAACCTTGACTTCTTTTTCTAGATTACCCTACCAGGGGAAACAGAAACTCTCTGCTtatgtcaatcccctttagcatctttaTATACCACAATTAAATcccctcttgttcttctaaactctggagagTACAGGCTGagcccaatctgtcttcataagataaacccctcatctctggaatcaacagATTGAAGCTATAATTATGTGAAAAACgatgttgatttttgttttccaaaTACCCTCACAATCTCTGGTTAATTTAAATTCTTTTAAATGGATGGACTTGGAATGGGGCAAGTCAAAATGTTGAGTCTGAACAAGAACCTGCCCGCCTGCTCCTAGTTTTAGCAGGAGGAAAACAAGGATCCAGAGATCAGTCTGCTGTTGGGGTGCAGATTAGTCATCAAAGGCTTTAAGAAGGCTGTGCATCTTTTGTTGTTGTTTAATTTGAATTTATATTGTCAGAATCTCTTG of the Stegostoma tigrinum isolate sSteTig4 chromosome 3, sSteTig4.hap1, whole genome shotgun sequence genome contains:
- the tmed7 gene encoding transmembrane emp24 domain-containing protein 7, which encodes MWARLLLQLLWAQLLVALVRGSELTFELPDNAKQCFYEDIVQGTKCTLEFQVITGGHYDVDCRLEDADGAVLYKEMKKQYDSFTFTAAKNGTYKFCFSNEFSTFTHKTVYFDFQVGDDPPLFPNENRVSALTQMESACVTMHEAMKSVIDYQTHFRLREAQGRSRAEDLNSRVAFWSIGEALILLVVSLGQVVLLRSFFSDKRTTSTRVGS